From Medicago truncatula cultivar Jemalong A17 chromosome 7, MtrunA17r5.0-ANR, whole genome shotgun sequence, a single genomic window includes:
- the LOC25499283 gene encoding glutathione gamma-glutamylcysteinyltransferase 1, giving the protein MAAMAGLYRRLLPSPPSVDFASSHGKQLFFEGIQNGTMEGFYRLVSYFQTQSEPAFCGLASLSMVLNALAIDPGRKWKGPWRWFDESMLDCCEPLEMVKSRGISFGKLVCLAHCAGAKVDAFHASQSSIHDFRKYVLKCSTSDDCHVISSYHRAALKQTGNGHFSPIGGYHAGKDMALILDVARFKYPPHWVPLTLLWEGMNYIDESTGQSRGFMLISRPHREPGMLYTLSCKHESWNSIAKFLMDDVPFLLKSEDVKDIHKVLSVIFTSLPSNFEEFIKWVAEIRRREDGDSSLSAEEKTRLAVKEEVLGQVQETRLFKHVSSFLSSSCGRQKLTSGDGDTLPAIAASVCCQGAEILDGKLSSSAAYCCPETCTKCWNAEDDKSITMVSGTVVNGNTEQGVDVLIPSSSGKLCCTCSSKKNIRMHPASTDVLTVLILSLPSTTWAGITDNQLLAEIHDLVSTENLSTLLQEEVLHLRRQLHILKRCQEGKVDEDLGAPSS; this is encoded by the exons ATGGCGGCGATGGCTGGTTTGTATAGAAGGCTTCTTCCTTCACCCCCTTCCGTTGATTTCGCTTCTTCTCATGGCAAACAACTCTTTTTTGAAGGCATTCAAAACGGAACTATGGAAGGTTTTTATAGATTGGTCTCTTATTTTCAAACTCAATCCGAACCCGCTTTCTGTGGTCTCGCTAGTCTCTCCATGGTCCTCAATGCTCTTGCCATTGATCCTGGAAGGAAATGGAAAG GACCTTGGAGAtggtttgatgaatccatgttGGACTGTTGCGAACCTTTAGAAATGGTCAAATCCAGAGGTATCTCATTTGGGAAACTTGTATGCTTGGCTCATTGTGCTGGAGCCAAAGTTGACGCCTTTCATGCAAGTCAGAGCAGCATTCATGATTTTCGTAAATATGTCCTCAAGTGTTCAACTTCGGACGACTGTCATGTAATCTCATCATACCACAGAGCTGCTCTCAAACAA ACGGGAAATGGCCACTTTTCTCCTATTGGAGGCTATCATGCTGGAAAGGACATGGCATTAATTTTGGATGTTGCACGTTTCAAGTATCCTCCCCATTGGGTTCCACTTACACTCCTTTGGGAAGGCATGAATTATATTGATGAATCCACTGGACAATCTAGGGG GTTCATGCTTATATCAAGGCCACATAGGGAACCTGGCATGCTTTATACTCTG AGTTGCAAACATGAGAGTTGGAATAGTATTGCAAAATTCCTAATGGATGATGTCCCTTTTCTATTAAAATCAGAGGATGTGAAAGACATTCATAAGGTTCTTTCAGTTATATTCACATCATTGCCATCtaattttgaagaattcatCAAATGGGTTGCAGAGATCAGGAGGCGAGAGGATGGTGATTCAAGTTTAAGCGCAGAAGAGAAAACAAGGCTCGCTGTCAAG GAAGAGGTATTGGGACAGGTGCAGGAAACGAGACTTTTCAAACACGTGTCCTCTTTTCTGTCAAGTTCTTGTGGAAGACAGAAACTAACTTCAGGTGATGGAGACACCTTACCTGCCATTGCCGcaagtgtttgttgccaaggaGCAGAAATTTTAGATGGAAAACTTAGCTCATCGGCAGCATATTGCTGTCCAGAAACATGTACAAAATGTTGGAATGCTGAAGATGACAAATCAATAACAATGGTTAGTGGAACTGTGGTAAATGGTAACACTGAGCAAGGGGTTGATGTGCTGATTCCTTCATCTTCTGGGAAATTGTGTTGCACTTGCTCTAGCAAAAAGAATATTAGGATGCATCCAGCTAGCACTGATGTTCTAACAGTGCTTATACTGTCCTTACCATCTACAACATGGGCTGGCATCACAGATAATCAGCTTTTGGCGGAAATTCATGACCTGGTTTCAACTGAAAATCTTTCTACTTTGCTTCAAGAAGAG GTTCTGCACTTGAGACGTCAACTACATATTCTGAAGAGATGTCAAGAGGGTAAAGTAGATGAGGATCTCGGTGCTCCTTCCTCTTAG